TCTTAGCCTTAAGTGAGCCATCTTTGCGGTCAATTCTATGATAGCTGAAGTCATACTCCTCATCATTGCTAAAAGCTCTATGGGCAGCTCGAATACACTCAAGACTATGAGTTGTGGCAAATACTTGAACATTTGAATCTTGCGCTGCTTGTTGAATGGCCTTCCATGCATCTTCTAAGACAGAGTAATGTAGACCATTTTCAACTTCATCAATAAGTACTCTGCCATTGGAGGCATCAATTATGGCTAGTAAGATTGAGAGTAATCTTGACAGTCCTTCTCCCATAAAGTTAAGAGGAACTAGCTCCCCAATTCCAATGTCTGAAAAGATCATTGGTTGACCGCTTTCTAGCAATAGAGTCAGGCGCTTTATTCTAGGTTCCACAAAACGTAGAGAACGTAGAATGAAATCTTGCTTATTTTCTTTTTCAGCCTTGCTAAATCTTTCTGCCTCTTCAGAGGGTGATCTTGTACGAGAAGATAAAAATATACCTTTCTGAAGGGGTATTCCCCCCGCTCTTTCTATCTCAAGCTCGCCTTTTATGCCTGTGAAAAGTCTTGATTTATATACTTCCTCTGCAATGGAATATGTCAGTAATATCTCTTTGCCCGCGATATCCTCAGATGTTGTCAAGGCTTGGGGGATGTCTTCTGCTGAGCCTTTTATATCTAGAATACTTTGATTGAACTTGGAATAGGCTATAGTCAGTCTTCTTTCTTCGCTTTCGGTATATCGTTCAATAATTTCGATCATGGAATTAATTCTTGCATCTCTGAATAGCCACTTCCAGGGACCTTCTAATAGAGAGCTATTTTGAATTCTAAATTGTTGAATTCCTCTGAAGGCATTGAGTCTAATGAGTAGTTCTGGATTATTGGGTCCTAAACTCAGAAATAAGGATTCAAGGAGTGTTGTTTTTCCAGTATTATTTTTTCCTCCGATCAAGTTTATCCTGGACAGTGAATCGAATTTAAGCTCTTGGAAGCATCGAAAATTCCTGATTTGAAAACTAGATAGCATGATTGATTACGGGAAAAATTTAAAGGCTCTTTGGACTAAACTATGCTGACTGCATTACTAAAAACCTCGAATCCCTTATGTAGCAATACTTGTAGGCCTTAGAAACTCAAACAGAGTCACGAATGCTGCAAAATCCTGCACCGTAAAGATTCTAGCGATTTTCGGGGCTGTATTGCATACCCTAGCCGGAAGACCCAATTTAAATCTGTTTTGCCAATTCACAGTGGTAATTACCTGTCCCAGAGGAAAGTATGGTAGTGTCTGTCAAATAAACTGGAATTGCTGATAAGCCGTACACGCTGAAGATCTAGCTGCTTCACATGTCTTTTGGATATCGACTTTATAGATGTTGGAGAATTCCATGATGCCATCACACTCGTCAATTAGGCAGCCAGTATTGGCATTGGTTTATCTTACTGTAGCTGGCAACCAATGGGGGTAGCTCACTACCCTGCCGATTCAGCAGGCGTTAGGAGCTATTGATTTTGTGAAGTCTGGTTCGACTCTCTTAGACCCAAACTAGCTAAATGTGTTTGTAATATACAAGAGGGCTTGCCCTCACCTGGATGGCTAGCTCTTCTCCGAGAATAGAGCAACCGCCACCATGGCAGCCTATTGCGGTATTGCTACCTCCCTAAATGGACGGGGCACCGGGTTTATGCCGAATCGCGGCAATGGCTAGCAGCGTACTTCTGGGGGTTTGGTCGGGGCGTTCTGGAATACTTCAGCTTGAGCGGTGAGTTAGCGCCCTAGGGCGATCTACTGCTGGGTTTTGGCTCTGGCTTCATTGGCTTGAGCAATTTTAGTTTGCTCTTCAGCAATATCTCTCTGCCGCTTGGCGTCTGCTTCTTGGTCTTTAGCTATCTGCTATTGCTGTTTTGCGATCACAGTCTGGCACCGCGCTTTTGCTGCTTCTTCCTGCCCTCGCTGCCGTCGTTGCGCCTCTGCTGCTCGAGCCGCTTCCGCTTGTGCTAATGCCGTCTCCGCAAGAAGAGTACAGAGCTACTGGATCTACATAAATTCTGAGGCCTTCGCAGTATGAAAATCCCCCAATCCCTCTTACTCGGGATGTACATGGTGACGATGTACACGGTAAGGAGCTGAGGGATTGGGGGAGATCTTCGCGATGGGCTTTCCCAATCGCAACTTGCTACCAGGTCTGAGCACAGGCCGTACTAGCAGCCGACTAGAGGGGAGCGTAGCCGAAGGTGACGTTGAACTGGCGGCACCAGATGCCGACGGCTTGATAGTCCTCTAGATCGATATCATCAGGGATCAGATACCGTTGGGTTCCCTCGAAACTCTGCAACGGCGCTAGGGTAACGTAATCCCCTTCCTCTAGATTGACGGGTACCGTAGAGCCAGTGTAAAGCACCACCTGCACGTCGGGTCCCCGAGCCGTATCGAAGGCGTCGTCAAAGACCAGATACCGCTGGTCGCCTTCGGTGACGATGCTGGCGGTGCCGGTGGTGGCATGGTCTTGTTCGACAGTGACGAACTCTCCTGCAGTCTGGGCTGCAGCCAGTTGGGTGGGAGTGGTCAGGGAGGAGGCACTGGCGGTTGGATGGATGAGGGCGTTCATGTCTATGGGTTTGATGCCATTGGCCGCGGTGGTGGCAACGGTGCCTAAGGCCAGAACTGATAGAGTAGCTAGTGCAAGACGACGCATGGATAAGTCTCCGTAATGATGTCAATGCTGTGAATTGCCATCGAAACCATCCCTATCCTGGGCGGCTCGATTGAGGAAAGGTTGATAGCTGTCTGAGAAATTTTGAGCATTGGCTGAAAATTTGATGAAGGATAAGACGATGGCCG
This portion of the Halomicronema hongdechloris C2206 genome encodes:
- a CDS encoding AAA family ATPase, which gives rise to MLSSFQIRNFRCFQELKFDSLSRINLIGGKNNTGKTTLLESLFLSLGPNNPELLIRLNAFRGIQQFRIQNSSLLEGPWKWLFRDARINSMIEIIERYTESEERRLTIAYSKFNQSILDIKGSAEDIPQALTTSEDIAGKEILLTYSIAEEVYKSRLFTGIKGELEIERAGGIPLQKGIFLSSRTRSPSEEAERFSKAEKENKQDFILRSLRFVEPRIKRLTLLLESGQPMIFSDIGIGELVPLNFMGEGLSRLLSILLAIIDASNGRVLIDEVENGLHYSVLEDAWKAIQQAAQDSNVQVFATTHSLECIRAAHRAFSNDEEYDFSYHRIDRKDGSLKAKTYDCETISTSIDMNFEMR
- a CDS encoding DM13 domain-containing protein, with amino-acid sequence MRRLALATLSVLALGTVATTAANGIKPIDMNALIHPTASASSLTTPTQLAAAQTAGEFVTVEQDHATTGTASIVTEGDQRYLVFDDAFDTARGPDVQVVLYTGSTVPVNLEEGDYVTLAPLQSFEGTQRYLIPDDIDLEDYQAVGIWCRQFNVTFGYAPL